One window of Catharus ustulatus isolate bCatUst1 chromosome 3, bCatUst1.pri.v2, whole genome shotgun sequence genomic DNA carries:
- the ERLEC1 gene encoding endoplasmic reticulum lectin 1 encodes MPRPVAGAAPVVDRRCRKPTWRRRGAASAEPPAGMRGCGLRPPSPAPAPRRGCGLRPPCPAPALLCGLLAAVAAVAEGGRALPQLSDDIPFRVNWPGTELSLPTTGVLYKEDNYIIMTTVDKEKYKCLLPLIASGNEEEEKDYKGPTPGELLEPLFKQSSCSYRIESYWTYEVCHGKHIRQYHEEKETGQKINIQEYYLGNMIMRNPLSEPDQEEKENSKDDAKEIPTKNIEGQMTPYYPVELGNGTPCSLRQNLPRSSTVMYICHPEAKHEILSVAEVTTCEYEVVILTPLLCNHPKYRFRASPVNDIFCQSLPGSPLKPHNLEQLEKQQEMLKMPFRRVKEEEMPSTKEEKFSSIHKPVAVGSHQLLTVGTTHISKLTDEQLIKEFLSGSYCFHGGVGWWKYEFCYGKYVHQYHEDKESGKTSVVVGTWSREEHIEWSRKNAARTFYLREDGTQTVRMVSHFYGNGDVCDLTDKPRQVTVKLKCKESDSPHAVTIYMLEPHSCQYILGVESPVICKILDTADEYGLLSVPS; translated from the exons ATGCCGCGGCCCGTGGCGGGCGCTGCCCCGGTTGTTGATCGCCGCTGCCGGAAGCCGACgtggcggcggcgcggcgcggcctCGGCGGAGCCGCCGGCCGGCATGAGGGGCTGCGGGCTGCGGCCGccgagcccggccccggccccccgGAGGGGCTGCGGGCTGCGgccgccctgcccggccccggcgctgcTCTGCGGGCTCCTGGCGGCCGTGGCGGCCGTGGCCGAGGGCGGCCGAGCGCTCCCGCAGCTCAGCGACGACATCCCGTTCAGGGTGAACTGGCCCGGCACCGAGCTCAGCCTG CCGACCACTGGTGTCTTGTACAAGGAGGACAATTACATCATCATGACCACTGTGGATAAAGAGAAGTACAAGTGTCTCCTGCCACTCATAGCCAGTGGCAACGAG gaagaagaaaaggactATAAGGGTCCTACTCCAGGGGAACTGCTGGAGCCTCTCTTTAAGCAAAGCAGCTGTTCCTATAGA aTTGAATCTTACTGGACTTACGAGGTGTGCCATGGGAAACACATCCGTCAGTACCATGAGGAGAAGGAAACAGGGCAG aaaataaacatcCAAGAATACTACCTGGGGAATATGATAATGAGGAACCCGTTGTCAGAACCAG AtcaagaagagaaggaaaattccaAAGACGATGCAAAAGAG aTCCCCACAAAGAACATTGAAGGGCAGATGACACCCTACTACCCCGTGGAGCTGGGCAATGGCACTCCCTGCAGCCTGAGGCAGAACCTGCCCAGGTCCAGCACAGTGATGTACATCTGCCACCCCGAGGCCAAGCACGAGATCCTCTCCGTGGCAGAGGTCACCACCTGCGAGTACGAGGTGGTGATCCTGACCCCGCTGCTGTGCAACCACCCCAAATACAG GTTCAGGGCTTCCCCTGTGAATGACATCTTCTGCCAGTCCCTGCCAGGATCCCCACTGAAACCCCACAACCTGGAAcagctggagaagcagcaggaaatgctgaAGATGCCTTTTAGGAGGGTTAAGGAG GAAGAAATGCCTTCAACGAAAGAAGAGAAATTCTCTTCCATCCACAAGCCTGTGGCTGTTGGGAGCCACCAGCTCTTGACAGTGGGGACAACCCACATCTCCAAACTGACTGATGAGCAGCTCATCAAGGAATTCCTCAGTGGCTCCTACTGCTTCCATGGG GGCGTTGGCTGGTGGAAATATGAATTCTGCTACGGCAAATACGTCCACCAGTACCACGAG GATAAGGAGAGTGGCAAGACCTCGGTGGTGGtgggcacctggagcagggaggagcacaTCGAGTGGTCGAGGAAAAACGCAGCCAGGACCTTCTACCTGAGAGAGGATGGCACCCAGACAGTCAG GATGGTGTCTCATTTCTATGGAAATGGAGATGTTTGTGACTTGACAGACAAGCCAAGGCAGGTGACTGTGAAATTGAA ATGTAAAGAATCAGACTCCCCTCACGCTGTGACCATTTACATGCTGGAGCCTCATTCTTGCCAATACATCCTTGGG GTGGAGTCTCCAGTCATCTGTAAAATCCTGGATACAGCAGATGAGTATGGGCTCCTCTCGGTGCCCAGCtga
- the LOC116994636 gene encoding toll-like receptor 2, with the protein MRTLPGCLNFYFIPFLLSGAHGFLTWRTPPAFLVYNYSYSNLSSVSEAQAPKTARALNFSHNVIEKITQGDLEGFDWLEVLDFSYNRIRAVEPGAFQSLLSLVSVDLSFNDEKLLLSDLPPHLKLSPAGKTPRSLQLFKNSATSSGAALEPSAPTEELPRPGVPSLLQILSPRLRRSTGNLLRRGDRNTTAPPTATAEPTLCGIPINGTLNLSHSNLSHEELMLKLDDKLCQAQLGSILELDISHNNVEWDLLSLFSLFFPMENTLSIDASSNKLTINILDAESFCKFPSHRLLFLNISHNPINNLDTLCLPSSIKEIDLSFTNISQIPPNFAPKLLNLEKMYVHGNHFIYTAFSESGNSLPKCVPPPGTITISAISLVRNQAGTPIESLPDKLKHLGMSNCSIVELPEWFADTVKELLFLDLSSNYISVLPNFPPSLQHLDISNNDIQVIAPSLKSLSNLTIFRIQNNKIVDIDTEYFPSALKECDFSKNKVKVLSLTSALEKLEHLNVSGNLITRLEPAGHLPALTSLDSSHNLIPELPDGLGESLPGLKYLNLSGNKISFLQAGSLPASLVELDISDNAITTIVEATFSPLTSLRLLTVQGEHFFCTCDLYWFVNVYMHEPQLEIRGGGAVRCSFPPERRGSLVGSSRLTLLRCSLGVQLAVTAAAAGLAVLALTALCWRLDGPWYIRMGWYWCMAKRKQYEKRPENKLFDAFISYSEYDAGWTKENLLEKLENDGFRICYHERDFKPGHPVLGNIFYCIENSHKVLFVLSPSFVNSCWCQYELYFAEHRVLNENLDSLIMIVLEDLPPHSIPQKFSKLRKLLRRKTYLKWSPEEHRQKMFWHQLKAVLKTTNEPLVRAENGSAVEMQELE; encoded by the coding sequence ATGAGGACCCTTCCTGGCTGCCTTAATTTCTACTTCATTCCTTTCTTACTCAGCGGAGCACACGGATTCCTAACGTGGAGAACACCTCCAGCCTTCCTGGTTTATAACTACTCCTATTCAAATCTCTCCTCTGTCTCAGAAGCACAAGCTCCAAAAACAGCAAGAGCTCTCAATTTCTCACACAATGTCATTGAAAAAATTACCCAGGGAGACCTGGAAGGATTTGACTGGCTGGAAGTTCTGGACTTTTCCTACAATCGGATCAGGGCTGTTGAGCCTGGAGCGTTCCAGAGTCTGCTCAGCCTGGTTTCTGTGGATTTATCATTTAATGATGAGAAGCTGCTTCTGTCAGATCTCCCACCCCACCTGAAGCTCTCACCTGCTGGCAAAACTCCGAGGTCTTTGCAGCTTTTCAAGAATTCTGCCACATCCTCgggggctgctctggagcctTCTGCTCCCACCGAGGAGCTGCCACGTCCTGGAGTTCCGTCCCTCCTGCAAATCctcagccccaggctcaggAGAAGCACAGGGAATCTCCTCAGGAGGGGAGATAGGAACACAACAGCCcctcccacagccacagctgagccCACCCTCTGTGGAATTCCCATCAATGGGACACTCAACCTGTCCCACAGCAACCTCTCCCACGAGGAGCTGATGTTAAAGCTGGATGACAAACTCTGCCAAGCCCAGCTGGGCAGCATTTTGGAGCTTGACATCAGTCACAACAATGTAGAATGGGATCTTCTGTCACTGTTCTCCCTGTTCTTCCCAATGGAAAACACACTGTCCATTGATGCCAGCTCCAACAAGTTAACCATTAACATCCTGGATGCCGAGTCCTTCTGTAAGTTCCCGTCCCACCGGCTCTTGTTCCTGAACATCAGCCACAACCCCATCAACAACCTGGATACGCTGTGCCTCCCTTCCAGCATCAAGGAGATTGATTTGTCCTTCACCAACATCAGCCAAATACCCCcgaattttgctcccaaattgcTTAACTTGGAAAAAATGTATGTTCATGGAAACCACTTCATCTACACAGCATTCTCAGAAAGCGGGAATTCTCTTCCCAAGTGCGTCCCTCCCCCTGGAACTATAACCATCTCTGCCATCTCCTTGGTCAGGAACCAGGCTGGGACACCCATTGAAAGCCTTCCTGACAAGCTGAAACACCTGGGAATGTCCAACTGCTCCATCGTGGAACTGCCAGAGTGGTTTGCTGACACAGtgaaagaactgttatttctggACCTCAGCAGCAACTACATTTCTGTGCTCCCCAATTTCCcgcccagcctgcagcacctcGACATCAGCAACAACGACATCCAAGTCATCGCCCCCAGCCTGAAATCCCTCTCCAACCTGACAATATTTAGgattcaaaacaacaaaattgtGGATATAGACACGGAGTATTTTCCATCAGCCTTAAAAGAATGTGATTTTAGTAAAAACAAGGTGAAGGTGCTGTCCTTAACTTCTGCCCTGGAGAAGCTGGAACATCTCAACGTTTCTGGGAACCTGATCACACGTCTGGAGCCTGCTGGCCACCTTCCTGCACTGACCAGCCTGGACAGCAGCCACAAcctcatcccagagctgcctgatgGCCTTGGGGAATCCCTCCCAGGGCTCAAGTATTTGAATCTCTCAGGGAATAAGATCTCCTTCCTGCAGGCCGGCTCTCTCCCAGCTTCTCTGGTGGAGCTGGACATCAGCGACAACGCCATCACCACCATCGTGGAGGCCACCTTCAGCCCGCTGACGAGCCTCAGGCTTCTCACTGTCCAAGGGGAGCATTTCTTCTGTACCTGTGACCTGTACTGGTTTGTCAATGTCTACATGCACGAGCCCCAGCTGGAGATCAGGGGCGGGGGGGCTGTGAGGTGCAGCTTCCCCCCGGAGCGCCGCGGCTCCCTGGTGGGCAGCAGCCGCCTGACGCTGCTGCGCTGCTCCCTGGGCGTGCAGCTGGCCGTGACTGCTGCGGCcgctgggctggctgtgctggccctcaCCGCGCTCTGCTGGAGACTGGATGGGCCCTGGTACATCAGGATGGGCTGGTACTGGTGCATGGCCAAGAGGAAGCAGTATGAGAAGAGGCCAGAAAACAAACTCTTTGACGCCTTCATCTCCTACAGCGAGTATGACGCCGGCTGGACCAAGGAGAAcctgctggaaaagctggaaaacgACGGGTTCAGGATATGCTACCATGAGAGGGATTTCAAACCGGGGCATCCTGTGCTTGGGAACATTTTTTACTGCATAGAGAACAGCCATAAAGTGCTTTTTGTTCTCTCTCCCAGCTTTGTGaacagctgctggtgccagtACGAGCTGTATTTTGCCGAACACCGGGTCCTGAATGAAAACCTGGACTCCCTCATCATGATCGTGCTGGAAGATCTCCCaccccacagcatcccacagaaATTCAGCAAACTCAGAAAACTGCTCAGAAGGAAAACCTACTTGAAGTGGAGCCCTGAGGAACACAGGCAGAAAATGTTCTGGCATCAGCTAAAAGCTGTCCTAAAAACAACCAACGAGCCGCTGGTGAGAGCCGAGAACGGATCCGCTGTGGAAATGCAGGAGCTGGAATAA